Within Agarivorans litoreus, the genomic segment CTAGACCTAACCGTAGACTACGGCTGGTTATGGTTTATTGCCCAACCATTGTACAAACTACTCACCTTCTTCCACAGCATTGTAGGTAACTGGGGTGTTGCAATTATCCTTATCACCTTCACCGTAAAAGGTTTGTTGTACCCGCTAACTAAAGCGCAATACACCTCTATGGCGAAGATGCGTTTACTGCAACCTAAAATGGCAGCACTTCGTGAGAAGTACGGCGACGACCGTCAGAAAATGTCGCAAGGCATGATGGAGCTGTACAAGAAAGAGAAAGTAAACCCCTTAGGTGGTTGTTTCCCTATCTTGCTACAAATGCCTATCTTTATTGCTTTGTACTGGTCGTTAATGGAAAGCGTAGAGTTACGTCATGCACCATTCTTTGGTTGGATTACCGACCTATCGGTACAAGACCCATTCTACATTCTGCCTATTTTGATGGGTGTGAGTATGTTCTTCATTCAGAAGATGTCTCCAACCACTGTAGCCGACCCAATGCAGGCTAAAATTATGCAGTTTATGCCAGTAATCTTTACTGTATTCTTCTTATGGTTCCCAGCAGGTCTAGTACTTTACTGGTTGATGAGTAACGTGGTAACGCTGATTCAGCAAACCATCATCTACCGTAACCTTGAGAAAAAAGGATTGCATAAACGCTAAGCACAAAGTTTAGCAACAATGCTAAAATGCCATTCAGTGAAGGCTGAATGGCATTTTTATTTTCAGCAGAAATGAGCAAAGAGAGTGAGCATGAATTCAACTGATACTATTGTGGCGCAAGCTACCGCCCCAGGTCGTGGTGGTGTAGGCATAATTAGAGTATCTGGCCCTTTAGCCCAGCAAGTAGCCGAAACGCTATTAGGCAAGTGCCCTGCTCCTCGCTATGCCGATTACTTACCGTTTAAAAGCCTTAGCGGAGACACGCTTGACCAAGGTATTGCACTGTACTTTAAAGGGCCAAATTCCTTTACCGGTGAAGATGTACTAGAACTACAAGGTCACGGCGGGCCGGTAGTAATAGACATGCTAATTCGCGAAATTTGCCAATTAGATGGTTTACGCATGGCTCGCCCAGGTGAGTTTAGTGAGCGCGCATTTCTAAACGATAAGCTCGATTTAGCCCAAGCAGAAGCCATTGCCGACCTAATTGAAGCCACCAGCGAACAAGCAGCCAAAAGTGCCTTACATTCGCTGCAGGGTGAGTTTTCAAACAAGATCCATAGCTTAGTTGAAAGTGTTACTCGCCTGCGTATTTACGTTGAAGCCGCAATTGATTTTCCCGAAGAAGAAATCGACTTTTTAAGCGACGGTAAAGTACAAGCCGATTTATACGCCATTATCGAAGAATTAGGCTTAGTACAAAGCCAAGCTCGCCAAGGTTCATTACTACGAGAAGGCATGCGAGTAGTTATCGCTGGCCGTCCTAACGCCGGTAAATCAAGCCTACTTAACGCCCTAGCAGGTAAACAAGCCGCCATTGTTACCGACATAGCCGGAACGACTCGTGACGTATTACGCGAGCATATTCATATTGACGGTATGCCACTACACATCATCGATACCGCTGGTTTACGTGATGACGCAGACGTTGTAGAGCAAATAGGTATAGAGCGCGCTTGGGAAGAAATCAATAATGCTGATCGGGTATTGTTTATGGTGGACGGCACCACCACCGAGGAACTCGACCCACAAAAAATTTGGCCTGAATTTGTGGCAAAACTACCCACCAATATTGGCATGACAGTAGTACGCAACAAAGCCGATGTTACCGGCGAAAGCTTAGACGTAGTAATGGATCACGGACATCCTGTTTATAAGATTTCAGCTAAAACCGAGCTAGGCCTAGCAGAGCTAAAAGACCATCTAAAACAATGCATGGGTTTTCAAGGCAATATGGAAGGTGGTTTTATGGCACGTCGTCGCCACCTTAACGCCATCGAACTTGCCGCAGGCCATTTAGACAACGGCAAAACCCAACTAGAAGTTTATCAAGCAGGTGAACTGTTGGCCGAAGAACTGCGCTTGGTACAACAACACTTAAGCGAAATTACCGGTGAGTTCAGCTCCGACGATTTACTCAGCCGCATTTTCACCAGTTTCTGTATCGGAAAATAGCTTAATAAGTAAGTATTCACTATTAGCAAAATCCCCTTAAAACAAAGATAAACACCAACGAAACCTGATAAACAGCAAGTAAACATAAAGCCATTGTCAGGTTTTTGATTAACAAACAAACCCACTTTCAAACTAAGCTAAATCTTCTTCACGGTTTCATCAAACACCGTTATTCATCACTAAAAATATTGACTTAAATCAATTTTCAATTAAAGTTTCACTGTTTTCTGAAAGTTCAATAAAAGGATTTGTCACGTGCAATTATCAGAGAAGAGCCAAGCTTTTGTTCTTCATTTTGGCGAAATGGGCAGCCGTTGGGGTTTTAACCGAACGGTTGGCCAAATATTGGCTTTGTTAGTGATTAATCAAGAGCCTTTGCACGCTGAGCAAATTATGCAACAGCTGGGTATTAGTCGCGGCAACGTAAGTATGGGTTTAAAAGAATTACAGTCTTGGCGTTTAGTAAAGCTAAGCCACCAAGCAGGTCAGCGTCGCGAGTTTTTTACCGCAGCGGGCTCTATCTGGGATATGGCGAGAACCGTATTTGAAGAACGCAGTAAGCGTGAAGTAGACCCAACCCTTTCTCTATTGCGCTCAAATCTATTAGAAGAACCAGAAAACGAAGCAGATCAGTATACCCAACAAAAAATGGAAGAGATCCACGATCTCTTAGAGTTAATCACTCAATGGTCGTACGCACTCAATACGATGAACCCAGACAAACTACAGAGTTTAATGAAGATGGGCTCAGGTATTAGCAGAATTTTAGAACTAAAAGACAAAATCGTTGGTAACAAGGGATCTGCCGCCAGCTAATGAGATTATCAACCTTAACGAGGCTTAACCATGCTTGATGCCCTAATGCTCTCAAGGATACAGTTTGCTGCCAATATCAGCTTTCACATCCTGTTTCCCACCATCACCATTGCGATGTGTTGGTTCCTAGTATTTTTTAAAGTTCGCCACGATATGACCGGTAACCCGGTATGGATGCGCGCCTATCGCTTTTGGGTAAAGGTGTTTGCACTTTCCTTTGCGATTGGTGTTGTAAGCGGCATTACCATGTCATTCCAGTTTGGTACTAACTGGCCAGGCTTTATGGAAACCGTGGGTAATATTGCTGGTCCTCTGCTCGGTTACGAGGTGCTTACCGCCTTTTTCTTAGAAGCCACCTTCTTGGGCATTATGCTGTTTGGCATTAAACGCGTACCAAACAAAGTACATACCCTAGCAACCATATTGGTAGCAATTGGTACCAGTTTGTCGGCATTTTGGATTTTAGCGCTAGACTCATGGATGCAAACCCCAACGGGTTTTGAAATGCGCGATGGTGTTGCTTATCCAACCGATTGGTTTGCAATTGTATTTAACCCATCATTTCCTTATCGCTTAATCCACATGTTGTTAGCGTCAGGCCTAACTGCATCGTTTTTTATCGCCGGTATTTCAGCCTATCGAATTTTAAAAGGCGACGTTAAAAAAGCGCCGCGTCTTACCTTAAAAGTAAGCCTAATAGTGGCAGCGATACTAGCGCCAACTCAGGCTTTAGTGGGTGATTTTCATGGCTTAAATACTCTTGAACATCAACCTGCAAAAATTGCTGCCATTGAAGGTATCTGGGAAACCGAGAAAGGCGCTCCATTACTGTTATTTGCATTGCCAGATGAAGAAACCAAAACCAACAAATTTGCCATTGGTATTCCAAAGTTAGCGAGCTTAATTTTAACTCACGAGCTAGATGGCGAGCTTAAAGGCTTAAACGAATTTGAAAACGAGCACCCGCCAGTAGCACCTGTTTTTTGGAGTTTCCGGGTAATGGTGGGCTTGGGTCTACTTATGTTAGCCCTAAGTTGGTTTGGCTCTTACCACATGGTGCGTAAAGGCAAAATGCCAAATTGGATGCTAAAAGTATTGGTAGGTACAACCTTCTCGGGTTGGGTAGCAACACTTGCCGGCTGGTATGTAACCGAAATAGGCCGCCAGCCGTGGTTAGTAACCGGAGTGCTAAGAACCGAAGATGCGGTAACCAGCCTACCCGCTTCAAATGTGGCATTTTCGTTAGCGCTATATTTAATCGTTTATGGCTTCTTGTTAGTTGCCTACATTCGAACGGTTTTCTTAATGGCACGTAAAGCGGTTAAAGAAGAAGAGTTTGAAACCAACGAACCCAGGCCCGACGGCAACTTAACCAATGTTAATCAGCCACAAGACAACGTTGAAGGGAGTGCTAAAGCATGATGGACGCCTACTGGTTACCGGTTATTTTTATCGGCTTAATGGGACTTTCGGTTCTTGTGTACGCAATCTTAGATGGCTACGACTTAGGTGTGGGTATTTTGCTGCCAATGGGCGAAGCCGACGAAGCGCAGCGCGATACTATGATTGCCTCTATTGGTCCGTTTTGGGATGCCAACGAAACTTGGTTAGTACTGGCAGTTGGCATCATGCTAATTGCCTTTCCAGCAGCGCATAGCATCGTTCTCTACCACCTGTATATTCCGGTCGCAATTATGCTGATCGGACTTATTATGCGTGGCGTAGCTTTTGACTTTAGAGCTAAAGCAGCAGTGGACCATAAGTTAGCTTGGGACAGAACCTTTAAAGCAGGCTCTATACTCACCACCCTGGCTCAAGGCTACATGTTAGGTTTGTATGTAATGGGTTTTGAGGGTGGCATAAGCACCCATTTATTTGGTTTACTCAGTGGCTTGGGTGTTACAGCAGCTTATAGCTATATTGGCGCAGCTTGGTTAGTAATGAAAACCGAAAACAGCTTACAGCAACGTGCTGTTGCTTGGACAAAAACCACTGGCCGCTTTTGTTTCATGGGGGTGATTGCAGTATCTATCGTTAACCCTTTAGTTAACCCTGGTGTATTTGATCGCTGGTTTGACTTCCCATTGGTCATGTTTGTATTGCTGATCCCAGCTTTGTGTTTTGCAGCGTTTTTGTTTAACGACTTTTTACTAGGGCGTTTACCTAAAGAAAACGATCGCCACTGCTGGGTACCATTTAGCTTAGTTATGCTGATATTTTTGCTGTGTTTTAGCGCATTGGGCTTTAGCTTCTTCCCCGATGTAGTACCTGGACAAATGGATATTTGGGAGGCGGCATCTGCGCCAGAATCACTGATTGTGATTTTAATTGGCGCCCTGATTGTTGTGCCGGTGATCCTCATGTATACCGCCTTTTCTTACTGGGTATTTAGAGGCAAAGCGACCTCACTGAACTACCATTAAACATTACAGTTAAACCAACTAAAAAGAGCGCCCTATGGCGCTCTTTTTTTGTTCTCTTAAAACTTCATACTAACGCCAAGTTTAATCTGG encodes:
- the mnmE gene encoding tRNA uridine-5-carboxymethylaminomethyl(34) synthesis GTPase MnmE, whose translation is MNSTDTIVAQATAPGRGGVGIIRVSGPLAQQVAETLLGKCPAPRYADYLPFKSLSGDTLDQGIALYFKGPNSFTGEDVLELQGHGGPVVIDMLIREICQLDGLRMARPGEFSERAFLNDKLDLAQAEAIADLIEATSEQAAKSALHSLQGEFSNKIHSLVESVTRLRIYVEAAIDFPEEEIDFLSDGKVQADLYAIIEELGLVQSQARQGSLLREGMRVVIAGRPNAGKSSLLNALAGKQAAIVTDIAGTTRDVLREHIHIDGMPLHIIDTAGLRDDADVVEQIGIERAWEEINNADRVLFMVDGTTTEELDPQKIWPEFVAKLPTNIGMTVVRNKADVTGESLDVVMDHGHPVYKISAKTELGLAELKDHLKQCMGFQGNMEGGFMARRRHLNAIELAAGHLDNGKTQLEVYQAGELLAEELRLVQQHLSEITGEFSSDDLLSRIFTSFCIGK
- a CDS encoding GbsR/MarR family transcriptional regulator; this encodes MQLSEKSQAFVLHFGEMGSRWGFNRTVGQILALLVINQEPLHAEQIMQQLGISRGNVSMGLKELQSWRLVKLSHQAGQRREFFTAAGSIWDMARTVFEERSKREVDPTLSLLRSNLLEEPENEADQYTQQKMEEIHDLLELITQWSYALNTMNPDKLQSLMKMGSGISRILELKDKIVGNKGSAAS
- a CDS encoding cytochrome ubiquinol oxidase subunit I, which translates into the protein MLDALMLSRIQFAANISFHILFPTITIAMCWFLVFFKVRHDMTGNPVWMRAYRFWVKVFALSFAIGVVSGITMSFQFGTNWPGFMETVGNIAGPLLGYEVLTAFFLEATFLGIMLFGIKRVPNKVHTLATILVAIGTSLSAFWILALDSWMQTPTGFEMRDGVAYPTDWFAIVFNPSFPYRLIHMLLASGLTASFFIAGISAYRILKGDVKKAPRLTLKVSLIVAAILAPTQALVGDFHGLNTLEHQPAKIAAIEGIWETEKGAPLLLFALPDEETKTNKFAIGIPKLASLILTHELDGELKGLNEFENEHPPVAPVFWSFRVMVGLGLLMLALSWFGSYHMVRKGKMPNWMLKVLVGTTFSGWVATLAGWYVTEIGRQPWLVTGVLRTEDAVTSLPASNVAFSLALYLIVYGFLLVAYIRTVFLMARKAVKEEEFETNEPRPDGNLTNVNQPQDNVEGSAKA
- a CDS encoding cytochrome d ubiquinol oxidase subunit II — translated: MMDAYWLPVIFIGLMGLSVLVYAILDGYDLGVGILLPMGEADEAQRDTMIASIGPFWDANETWLVLAVGIMLIAFPAAHSIVLYHLYIPVAIMLIGLIMRGVAFDFRAKAAVDHKLAWDRTFKAGSILTTLAQGYMLGLYVMGFEGGISTHLFGLLSGLGVTAAYSYIGAAWLVMKTENSLQQRAVAWTKTTGRFCFMGVIAVSIVNPLVNPGVFDRWFDFPLVMFVLLIPALCFAAFLFNDFLLGRLPKENDRHCWVPFSLVMLIFLLCFSALGFSFFPDVVPGQMDIWEAASAPESLIVILIGALIVVPVILMYTAFSYWVFRGKATSLNYH